The genomic window TTGGAGGCTGGTTTCCTTCCTTGCTCTACTCTATTATCTCTCCCTTATATTTGTTCTCTTTCTGTCTCTTTAATACCTACCTTACCCACCCacagccatcatggccacctACACAACCATGGAGGGTCCTCACCATATTGCTATCAGAGAGCTCGACCTGAGGACCTGCCACCCAAGCACCATGGCAGACCGAGTCGGTGCTGTCCCCGTTCTCAAGACGAGTGCTGGTGAGTTTCTCCCCAACTTCCCTTCTGCCTATTGTTGTcgtatttcttttcttttcttactCGTCTTGGCTGCGGTTGGACCCTTGTCTTCTTGGGCCCGAGTTTTTTCGCTTGTCTCGGTCCCCTGTCACTTCGTTACCTCGGCCACCACCGTCAAGGCCACCCCTGTCATGAgtttcaaggtcaaggtcaaccTGGACGACGAGCTCAAGCGATGAGCTTGAGTCACAGTCAGACCTTGCCTTGAAGCTCGCAATGGTGTCCTTTGGAGGCAGACGGTATCAGAAATGGCATTGGTGGATAGCTTGAAACAACGTTTGTCTTGGAGCTTGGTCTTCCGCTTCACCATTTTGGAAATGGCCTCGACGAGACACATTTGCAGCCAAAGCCACCATGGCTAACACTTCGGCCCGCAGCCTTCTTCACATTCCTCCGCGCCAATCTCGTCCTTCACTCGGCCATGACCTCAGCGACCAACTCTCCACAGCTCGGTCCTTCAGTCCCGTTCTCCTCCTATGTCCCACCATCGCCCTCGCCGCTTGCCGCCAGTGGTCCCTTCTGCGGCttcgatgacgacgatgacattGAACCACTGTCCCTCGAGGTTCTCGACAAGCCTCAGGACAAGATCGAGGGTCTTCGCCTGGTGGCCGATTCCATCGCCCAGATGCGTCAGCGAGCCTCGTTGAACCTCGTCTTCCACCCACTATGCCTCGCGGGTCTGTCTACTGCCCTCGCTGCCATTTACCACCTCGGTGGCGTCTCTCGTCTTGACCCCGGCCTTGGTATGACTATCTCCTGCGGTGTCATCATGAGTTACCTCATGGGGATCCGATACCTAGCCAGTGGCTACATCTCCCTGGCTGAACGACTGCGCTGGAATTGGCTGCGGGCCGACGATGGTGAGGAGGATACCCTGCTTGCTGCCCGCCTCAACGACGACATCATCGGAACGCTCGTCCTACGTCTCGAACCCAACCCGACCTCTGGCCACAGGCGCAGACGATCTCTCTCCCTCCGTGGTGGAAAGGGTGTCATCCGCGCGTGGACTACCAACCTCCACTACCGTGGAAAGGGTGTTGGCAAGGACCTCCTCCATGAGGCCGTTCGCGTGACCAAGGAGCGTTGCGGCAAGGACGCCGAGATCGGTTTCGCCCAGGAGCACGCCAACAGCGCCATGCTTCTCCCTGGTATCTTCAACGCGCCCTTCCGTAGGGACGAGGTGCGGGCCACCAAGGCTCTGGACGGAGTTCTGGCCGACTGGGACATGTCCAAGAGGAGAAGGTAAATGCGGCCATGGCAcgaaacaacaacaacaacaacaacaacaacaacaacaacatgaCGGGGACACGAAAGGTCCTAAACAACGAATTCATCATCGAGAAAAGGCGACCTATgtgagacgatgatgaggaagagatggagaatgaaaccggtgatgatggagtGATATCAAGTCCAGGAGACGACATTATCGAGGGAAAGACGCGGCTTTAATCAACAAACAAACTGCATACAGATACCACTAGAAGAAGGGTCATGACAGAGACTCGAGGAAACTAGACCACCAACCAGGTGGAGGCGATACCAGACTGGAGGTTATACCATACGGAGGTGATACCAGATGGAGGCTTATACGCCaggggaagaggaagcaCGTAATGGCGGGAGCTCGCTTGCTTGCTATATTTTTTTTGGATACCTACTTGTACTGTCACTTGAGATACCCCATACCTATTTCTTTCgttaaagaagaagctcataATTCATTGGGTCATGTCATGCGTGATGGACCTGGTGCTAATAACAATCTCTGATATCAACTCAAACAGAATACCAATTTCCTTCCCTTGGTTCTTCAATGTCAAAAATTAACCCCCAGAAGTCGTTATGCCCAACCTCGCTTTTGTCCATCTCAAAGCCAAACACGCCCGCAAGATTTGACAGACAGAATTCCAAATGACAGAAACAGTTTTGTCCCCCCGTACGCCGGTAAACTCCCCGCCCTTTCCGTCGTCTCATGTCATGTACATGATGGCTTACTACAAGCCCGGGCACGATGAACCCCCTTAGCGGTATCGAAGAGGTTGGTGAGCGTCGCGCCTCTTTGCCTTGTTCTCCGCCGTGTCTGGGTCGAACCCATAAATCGGACGGCCGATCCGTTTCAGGCTGTGAATAACCTAGTCGCCAGATCAGCAGAGTTCCAACATGGGCGTCGCTTGGATCAACATACGTCACTAATAGTGACAGTTTTCGCGTTCCTGTACTCGACGTAGATGATGCAATCGCGAATCACCTGTTTGAGTGTCAGTGTGGGAGCAGCTAGGGCAGATGGCTATGTACTGACGTTCGTGAGGAAGCTTTTCAAAACTTTCCTCGATTCATCATAAATATCGGCAGAGATGCGCTTCACACCACCCCGGCGCGCAAGTCGTCTGAGGTCTCTAGTCAGTAATCTGCAGTTCCTGGACAGAAGACCAAAGGTTAGTAGTCAGCAGCAGTCAAGCTCACCGGATGGCAGGTTTGGCTGTACAGTGTTAGCAACACGTTCATGCATAAACAAGTGAGATTATACTTACTGATTCCAAATACACTGTCCGCCAGGACCTTTCTATGGTGAAATCATTAGCATATAACTTGAGCAATGTCGATGTCTTGTGTGAAGTCTCACCGGTGTCTCTTCGTCCCGGGTAGGGTCTTCCCGCCCGGCGCCCGGCCCATTCCAGGCTTGTGAGCGATACCTCTGCGCACCAGAGGATTCAAAGGATTCACCTTTCTCAAGCCAGGGCCCCCGCGAGTCGCCGCGGTGGGAGGCATTATCGAGAGATGTTGTCGATAAGAAGCTTGATTGATCTGCAGTCGACCGGCGCGAAATGGTCTGTGCGAGCAAATGCGTctcaaagaaaagaaagagctCGGTAAAGGAAAAAAGGCGATTATAGAAAGAGCTCAGAGTAATAAACACCAATGCGAAAAGTATGTAGGTATTTAATTCTGGAGTGCCTTGTTTTCCAGAATAACAAAGAGAGAGGTGGCGAGCTCGAGATGCCGTTGGAGGGGAGAGAGCTATCATATCACACCCTAAAGCCTACCTAAGATTCAGGCAGACGGGAGGCCGATCTGCTCAAGAGCAGCACGTGACCTCAATATGCAAgcaaccaccaacaccatcatAGCAAACGGGAGCCAACATGGATGCAAACCATTTGCACGTCTAGCGAATTCCGGACGCTAAAGGGAAGAAGAACGCATTGGATGAGTACCCATGTGCGCATTCAAGCAGCGAGTGAGAGCAACATGGACTGATTatgtaataattatatactttgtTCAAACACCTAGTTGCAGAGTGAGTACCTAGACATAGATTCCATACATCAACATAACAAATACGATCAAAATCCAAATGTTAACAAGATCGAATATTTTGTATCATTTCGCAAGCAGCGTAACTTTTCGTAGCCTAGGTCGATGTGCGCACTTCTCAAATCCCCAACCGTACACAGACTCCAGAGGAAGCCAGTAAGCCTCAACTCCATGATGCCTTCGACCAGGCGCGACATGTTCCCAAGTCGCCCGTACTACGTAGTTGGTAACCCATCAGTCAATCGATTGAAAAAGGATCCAGCAAACTTGAGATCATCGTCGTCCCATTAAAAACCATGTGTGTTCCCCAAGTGTCTCGCACAATCAAAACAGTTGGCCTCAACGCCAGATTCCTCGCTACCACTGCCCTTCCGAGGTATAACATGAAAACAAAGTGAGCGCGCCCGACGCCTCTTGAACAGGGGTATAAAGCAATAAGAGTAAACGATGCGGAAATATTATATCatccgtcgtcgccgtcgcatCTTGTGAGGCTAGTAGCATTGATGCGCCGCCGACACAGGTATTGATACAATGACAGTGGAACCGAATTCGACGTTCCAGCGTCAGCTGCGTGCGACATGCTGAGGGTCAAGATGATGTGCAACGTCACTCTTATCATGCTGTTGCTGCGATTGCAGGCTCAGTTGCTTCCACTCCTTCGGTAATCTCAGGGGCAGATTCCTCTGGCGCGGATACCTCTGATGCGGCGGGCGCGTCAGGAATCTCGATGTCTTCTGGCGCCTTGGTCACTTCTTTG from Fusarium falciforme chromosome 2, complete sequence includes these protein-coding regions:
- a CDS encoding N-acetyltransferase domain-containing protein, producing MATYTTMEGPHHIAIRELDLRTCHPSTMADRVGAVPVLKTSAAFFTFLRANLVLHSAMTSATNSPQLGPSVPFSSYVPPSPSPLAASGPFCGFDDDDDIEPLSLEVLDKPQDKIEGLRLVADSIAQMRQRASLNLVFHPLCLAGLSTALAAIYHLGGVSRLDPGLGMTISCGVIMSYLMGIRYLASGYISLAERLRWNWLRADDGEEDTLLAARLNDDIIGTLVLRLEPNPTSGHRRRRSLSLRGGKGVIRAWTTNLHYRGKGVGKDLLHEAVRVTKERCGKDAEIGFAQEHANSAMLLPGIFNAPFRRDEVRATKALDGVLADWDMSKRRR
- a CDS encoding Histone H4 — its product is MPPTAATRGGPGLRKVNPLNPLVRRGIAHKPGMGRAPGGKTLPGTKRHRKVLADSVFGITKPAIRRLARRGGVKRISADIYDESRKVLKSFLTNVIRDCIIYVEYRNAKTVTISDVIHSLKRIGRPIYGFDPDTAENKAKRRDAHQPLRYR